The following DNA comes from Puniceicoccales bacterium.
ATTCATTCTCTTACTAGAAACCATGTCTTTGAATTTTTGACAACTTCTCAGCGAATCTAGATCGGTGTCGTCATTGAGCCATTGCCAATCATTGTAGCCAAGTTCAATGGCCCGGGTGATCTCCAGAATGGCTCCGGTTTTTTTACCTATCAGCGCTAAGCTACAGGCGAGATTATAATGTGCTATAGGACTTGTTGGATCAAGCTTGACATATCTTCTATCCATTTTCACACTCTTTTTCAGATCGCCGCTTTCAGAGTATAACCTGGATAATAGGCGAACAATCTCGATGTCATTTTTCCTTTTTGCGTAAAGATCTTCGTAAAATTTTTTGTAAAAATCCATGTCGCTAGAGTACATACCGACCTCCATCATTACATGATCAGGTTAATGGCTAAAAAGCAAGCACATATTCGTGGATATATTACATATTTTAATAGGTCTTACCAGCGACGACGACGACGATGTATGTCCGTAGCCGTGGGTTCCTTCGAATTGGATCCTTCTTCTTTGGAGGTTGATGTGGATTTTTTGGACAAGTTTTTCAGTTTTTTTTCTGCAATTTTTTCCCTACGTTCTTTTCTACGTTTCTTTAGCTGTTCTTTTTTTTCTTTTTCCTTACGCTTTTTTTCCTCTTTTTTAGCAGCTCTGTTTTTGATCCTACGTTCTTCTTTGGTGGTCTTGTAGTCTTTTTCTTTGTAGTCATGAAGCAGGTTAAATTCTTTGGAATCCATGGTTGCTTCGCCGGATAGGTGGCTGTCGTTAAAAAATCTATTATACCTTTTATCCGCCTGGCTTTCTAGCTTTATTACCTTTGGGGTGATTAAATATATTCGTTCCAGGATGTTATTGGAATTCATTTTATTTTTGAATATATTTCCCAAAATTGGTATGTCCTTGAGGATTGGTATGCCGGTATCACCCTTATCGTGTTGCTCATGGAAGTAGCCACCAATGAAAAGACTTTGGCCTTCGTAGAGCACGGCTTCGGTATTGATAGAACTGGTACTTGTGGTTGGCGTTCCTGAGGCTCCGAACCTTGGATCTTTGTCCACAGAACCATCGGATACTTCCACGAGTAATTTTATTTTTGGATTCCCTTCTTCGTCGAACTCTTCTGGTATTATATGGGGAACGACCACGAGTTTCGTAGAAGCTGTCACATCATATAGGCCCTGGGATTCTTTGCCAGAAACCTGTACATATACGGTGTTTGAGCGATCTATTACAGCGGCTATGTTATCTACGGTTAACACGGATGGTCTGGCTAGGGTTTGGGCATCACCGGCTTCTTCCAGTGCCTGGATCGTTGCTGTTAGGGTATAGTTTTTGAAGATACCATTGATACTTGCTTTCGATTTTTCATTATCTGCTGGATTGAACAGGGCTTCCAATCTAGGGCCCTTTAGTTCTAGGAGATTTGTACCAAATTGCTCTGTAATACCTTTGCGTATGTCTACTATGGCCACATCGATCCTTATGGCCTGCTGGGGCACATCGAGTTGCTCGATAAGGTTTCCTAGCAGCTCCATGTCCTGTTTTTTAGCTTTTACGATGACTGAATTTAACCTGGAATCATAGGTTATGAATATATCTTTCCAGGATTTTTCGACTTTTGTACCATCATCGCCCTCTTTTGTACCATTACTATTGGTAGCTTTGGTGGCTTTGGAATTTTCATTTTCATCGCTGTTTTTCTTGGATTTATCGTAGTCGGGCTTAAAGTAATTGCAATTGTCCGTCAGGTCTTTCACCGCCGTGGCCTTATGGACATTCTTACTGTTGATAGCTACACCTATGTTGGTATCACCGATGGCCCCTGGTTTATTATACAGTAGGGCTTGCAACATGGTTGCGACGCCTGGGATTGTTACAGATCCGCCTTTATAATTAAACGACATGTCGTAGGCCCAGGCATTTTTTAATCTAAACGATTTTATGTCATAGATATCTGTCATGCGTTCCACAATTATTTTTGATGATAGATCTGAAATAACTTCCATCAGTTTTGGTGGGCCGCTGACCACCAGTATGCCTGATTTTTCCATGGGTCTAAAGGAAAAATTTGAACTGGAAAACCCTAGCTGGCTCATGACTTTTGCCAAAGAACGCATTTCGTCCGAGCTCATTTTCCATACATTTGATAGGATTTCGTTGCCTTTGTACACATATAAAATACTGCCATCAAAGAGCCAGGTGAGACCGTAGGCCTGGGTTATGTCGTGCCAAAATTGTTTCGGCACCACATTGCTAAATTTACCATTTACTATGTCGGTTATCTTCTCACTTACTACCACCTCTACGCCCTGCATGGCACAGAAATTTTTTATTAATTCTGTGAGCTGCTGATCCTTGGAGAAATGATAATAGTTAGAATCTTTCCAAGGAATTCCGTCATCGGAGGATTTAACCGGACTGACTATCATGCCATAGTCATTTTCTATGGTACCTTGTATTGTGCTGCAGATCAATTCCTTGTCGTCATTAACCTTCTTGGCCTCCTGGCTAGATGTTTTTGGGAGGACATTTTCGGTTTTGTTATCGACGGTTTCTTTGGCTTTGTTTACCTGATCGGCTTCAGCTTTATGTACCACGGCTGGTGTCGGTGTACCGGATGGGTTTTCACTGGTTTTCTGCAAAGCAGAGGCACATGCATCTGTGAAGAGACATATTAGACATAAGCATGTTGGTATGTAGTTCATATCATTTACATTGTGCAACTTAGTATGGCTGTAGGGATTGAATTGGTATTTGTTGGGTTGTCGTTGCGTCGGCCCAAAAAGATAGATTAGACACAAAGGATTCGGCTTGATGAATGATTTCACAATCATCGATATGCTTTAGTCCAAGCCGCCGTATAATCAGTAGCTTTTGCTGGGCCATATCGATAGAAACCACATCGTTGTTGTCTTTTAATCGACCAAAATTCCATTGAAGGATTTTTTTTAAAACCGATTCAGATTGTTTGTTGTCCCCAATTGGTTCTCCGACGGTACCGTTAAGTCCAATGGTGTTATTATCGATTTTGTATACCTTGAGATCGATGGCTTTATCTAAAACAACTTCGTATACACCGCCAATCTCGGTGGCCCAATCTTCGACTCTAAAAAATTCCGATAGGATAACAACCGCCTCACTCCACTCCATACGCCAACTCAATTCTGTAATTTAGTGAAAAATATGCAAGCA
Coding sequences within:
- a CDS encoding CesT family type III secretion system chaperone → MEWSEAVVILSEFFRVEDWATEIGGVYEVVLDKAIDLKVYKIDNNTIGLNGTVGEPIGDNKQSESVLKKILQWNFGRLKDNNDVVSIDMAQQKLLIIRRLGLKHIDDCEIIHQAESFVSNLSFWADATTTQQIPIQSLQPY